The DNA segment CCGACCCCCCTCGACGAGCTCGGCCCGCGGATCCGCGTCGATTACGCTCCCGCCGGCGAGTACGGACGCGAGTGGCTCAGGGGGTTGCTCGCCGACCTGTCCGACGAGGGGCTGATCGAAATCGAAGAACACGAAGACGACACTATCACGCGTCTCCGTCACTAGTCGGTCGTCCTACTGAGGACGGGATGGAACGGGTCTCGTCATATCCGATCCAGAATGCGGAAATTTTCATTCCACTGTGGTACTCGTGTCTACCTATTAGCCCTCCGGAATCGGAAAAGGATAGTTGTGAGACGTTATCAAGGCCCCGAATGGCTCTCGTCCACCACTCGTCCGGGAACTACGGCGAGGTCCGTCACTCCCCGTTTTCTCACCGGGGTTCCCAATGAAACACACCTTTCACTGCATGTCGACAACCGATGAGCGATGCCAGGACTGCTCGTCTCTCTCGTTCTCGTGATCGTCGCGGTACTCGTCATCTGGAAGGGAAGCGAACGCTTCGAGCGATCCGCCGAGCGCCTCAGTAAGCATTACGGCTTACCGATCGCCGTCCACGGTGCCATCGTTGTCGCCGTCGGATCGAGCTTTCCAGAGATCAGTTCCATCGTCATCAGTACGGTCCTCCACGACGAGTTCTCCCTGGGTGTCGGAGCCATCGTCGGGAGCGCGATCTTCAACCTGCTCGTTATCCCGGCTCTCTCGGCGCTGTCCAGCGAGAACCTCGAAGCGACCCGCGATATCATCCACAAAGACGCGCAGTTCTACGTCATCAGCGTCCTCGTTCTGTTCATAACGTTCGCACTCGGTGCGACCTACGTTCCGGGGGGAACGAACAGCGCCGCCATCCTGACACCGACGCTGGTGCTCCTTCCGCTTGCCACGTACGGAATCTACGTCTTTCTCCATCAGCAGGACGCCAGCGAACACGTCGCTGACGACTCTCTCGACGTGAATCCGGTTCGAGAGTGGGGAACACTCGCGGTGGCGCTGCTCGTCATTGCTGCCGGCGTCGAGGGCATCGTCCGCGCCGCCCTCTCGCTCGGAACGATCTTCGGCACGCCGAGTTTCCTGTGGGGACTGACCGTCATCGCGGCCGGAACGAGTCTGCCCGACGCGTTCGTCAGCGTTCGTGCCGCCCAAAACGACGACAGCGTCACCAGCCTCACCAACGTCCTCGGGAGCAACACGTTCAACCTGCTGGTCGCGATCCCCGTCGGCGTCCTCCTGGCAGGGTCGGCGACCATCAGCTTCCTCGCGGCGATCCCGACGATGGGCTTTCTCGCGTTCGCGACGCTCGTGTTCATCGTCTTTACGCGGACCCACCTCGAACTCACCGACCGCGAGGCGTACGGCTTTCTGGGGCTGTACGGGCTGTTCCTCCTCTGGATGACGCTCGAATCGATCGGCGCCATCGAGACCGTGCGGGGAATCTGACCGGCGTTGGGGGATCGGATCCGTCGCTCGAGAGGGTTCCGTGGTGGCCGTCGTTCAGTTCGACGGCTCCGGCGACCGGCCGAACGCGACGGAGATGACGACTGAGCCGGAAGACGATCCAGTTACGGCAGAAGGGGTTTTAGCACCGGGAGGCGACGTCTCACGCATGCAGCGACCACACGTCGTGGCGATCGCCGGCAGCCTCCGCGAGCGGAGCAACACCCGACGGGCGCTCGAGGAGGCGCTCGCCGGCGTCGAGGAGGCCGGCGGGTCGGGCGAACTGATCGACCTGCGCGAGTACGACCTGCCGGCGTTGAACCCCGACGAGGAGCCCGGCGAGGACGCGGAGGCGTTCACCACCCGAATCCGCGCAGCCGACGCCGTCCTCCTGGGAACGCCGATGTACCACGGCTCGTACTCGGGCGTGCTGAAGAACGCGCTCGACTACTGCGGGTTCGACGAGTTCGAGAGCAAGACGGTGGGACTGCTCGCGGTCTCGGGTGGGGCGTTCCCGATCACCGCCCTCGAACACCTCCGGTCGGTCTGCCGGGCGCTCAACGCATGGGTGCTCCCCCACCAGGCCGCCGTCCCGCGTGCACACGGCGCGTTCGACGACGAGGGCTTGAAGGACGAGGGCACCCGCGAACGCGTCAGGACCCTCGGCGAGCGCGCGGTCCGGTACGCCAACATCGAACCCGATCCGGCGTGCTTCGAGAGCACCCAGAACGTCGGCGCGAAGGCGAGAGCGAACACGGACGACTAGCGCTCCGAGACGTGTCGCAACCGTCATACCTACTGTGGGGCCTACTCCGACCGTGACACAGTGGGTCGAGAACCCGACCGGCGGACGCGACCGTGGACCGCGCGCGATCGTTCGAGCGTGGCTCGAGGCGGTCGTCCGACCGCGACGCTTCTTCCCGGTCGGGGTCGCGCCGGGCGATCAGGCGCCCGGACTGGTGTTCGCGGTCGGGGTCGTGCTGGTCGCCTCGCTGCTGCGGCTCGCGCTCGCCGGCGAGACGGTCTTCGGGACCCCCTATCCGACCTTCGGCGGCCGGCGAGTTCTCTCGGTGGTGCTCGTGCTCGCGCTGCTGGCCTCGCTCGTCGCCCCGCTGGTTCTACACCTCGTCGCGGCCGTCCAGACCCTTCTCCTACTGGCGTTCGCTCCCGATCGCGCGGGCGTGAGCGAGACCGTGCAGGTGATCGGTTACGCGACCGCACCCTGCGTGTTCGTCGGCGTGCCCTCGCCGTTCGTGGTGGCCCTCGCCGCGGGATACGGAACGGCGCTGCTGGCGATCGGAACCGCCGAGATCCACCGGCTCTCGCTCGTCCGTGCGGCGGCGTTGAGCGCGATCCCGGCGGCGATCGTCTTCGGGCTCGGCTTCGGCGGGTTCGACGCGCTCGAGACCCTCCTGTGGACCCGGGGGATTTAGTCGCGGGGGCCGAAGGACGGGCATGCTCACGCTCCAACTCGACTCGTTCGACTTCGAACTCAAGGAGGGCGCGATCAAGAACGTCGGTCCCGCGAACAAGAGCGCGACCGCGAAGCTGTTCGACGTCGAGGAGTGCGAGGCCCGCGAGTTCGGCGACAAACGAGTCAAGTGCGTCTTCGAGGACGGCGAGGGCAACGAGCTCCAGATCGCGTTGTTCCCCGAACAGGCCCGAGAGCTCCGCGAGGGGATCGAGGCGCTCGAGGTCGAGGGTCGAGCGTTCGACTGAGAGCGTTTCGACAACCGTTTTAGTGCGGGACCACTCTCATCGTGCAAATGGGTACGTGTATCATCTGTGGCACTCCGGTCGACGGAGTGGTCTGTCGTTCGCACGAAGAGGACGTCGCGTTTCAGTTCGCCGGCGACCGTCCGGAACAGCTCACCACCGGCCGATTCTACGAGGGAACCGTCGACGGCTTCGCCGACTTCGGCGTGTTCGTCGACGTCGGCGACTCCGTCACCGGCCTGCTACATCGAAGCGAACTCGACACGCGCCTCGAGAGCCTCGACTGGGACGCGGGCGATACCGTCTTCGTCCAGGTGACCGGCGTCCAGGACAACGGCAACGTCGATCTGGCGTGGTCGATCCGCCAGTCCGTCGCGGAGTTCCGCGGCGAGGCGATCGACGACCCCGAGGGAGATCGCCTCCCCGAGGACGAGGAACTCCCGCAGGACGACTCCGAGTCATCGGCCGACGACGGTCCCGAACCCGAGTCCTCGACGGTCGCCACCGAGAGCGAGTCCGAGCCCGAGCCCGAACCTGAACCGGAGCCGGAGTCCGAGACCGAGGCCGAGTCGGAGACCACCACCGAGCCCGAGCCCGAATCCGAGACCGCCTCGACGAACGGCGGCTCACCCACCGGGGTCGTCAGTGCCGATCCGATCGAGTCGGGTCCGCCCGAACGGATCACCGTCGAAGGGATGGCCGACTCGGTCGGCGAGCGGGTTCGCATCGAGGGGCGCGTGGTCGACGTCCGACAGACCGGCGGGCCGACGATCTTCGAGGTCCGCGACGAGACCGGCGTCGCCGAGTGCGCGGCGTTCGAGGAGGCCGGCGTCCGCGCGTATCCCGAGGTAGACGTCGGCGATCTAGTCCGACTGACGGGCGAGGTCGAGAAACGGTACGACGGCCTGCAGATCGAGACCGAGTCGCTCGACGTGCTGACCGAGGCGGATGCCGAGACGGTTACCGAGCGGCTCGACGACGCGCTGGCCGCACAGGCACACCCCGGCGAGATCGAGCTTCTGACCGACGACTCGGCCGTCGCGCCGCTTCGAGACGCAGTCGCCGGCGCCGCGGGAGCGATCCGACGAGCGGTGATCGAGTCGCGCCCGATCGTGCTCCGACACACGGCCACCGCCGACGGCTACGTCGCCGGCGTGGCGATCGAACGGGCCGTGCTGCCGTTGATCCGCGAGGAGCACGACCGCTCGGACGCCGAGTACCACTACTTCGACCGCCAGCCGCTCGACGGCGAGGACTACGACATGGCCGCCGCGACCAGCGACGTCACCCGGATGCTCGACAACCGGGCGCGCCACGGCGAGAAGCTGCCGCTGGTCGTGCTCGTCGACGCGGGGAGCACCGCGGAGTCCGCCGACGGCATCGAGCTGCTCGACGTCTACGACGTCGAACGGCTGGTGATCGACGACGAGGCCGCCTTCGAGACCCGCGACCTCGTCGAGACCGGCGTCGTTCCCGAGGAGCCCTCGGCGGCGACCACCACGACGCTCGCCGCGAACGTCGCCGCCGGCGTCCACGAACCGGCGCGCGAGGAGATCTCCCACCTGCCGGCGGTGAGCTACTGGGAGGAGGCGCCGGAGGCGTACCTCGAGCTCGCAGCCGAGGCCGGCTACGACGCCGAGACGGTCCGCGAGCTGCGCGAGGCGGTCGCGCTGGAGGCGTACTACCAGTCCTACGAGGACAAGCGCGAGCTGATCGCAGACCTGCTGTTCGCCGGTGACGACGACGTCCGGAGCCTCGCCTCCCACGTCAGCGAGCAGTTCCGCGCGAAGCTCGACGAGGAGATCGAGACGGTCCGGACCCACATCGACGTCCGCGAGCACGACGGCGTGGACGTCGCCGTCCTCGACACCGACGCCTTCACCCACCGCTTCGACTTCCCGCCGACGGCGCTGCTGCTCGACGCGCTCCACCGCGATCTTCGGGACGAGCACGACCGGCTCGTGACGATCGGCGTCGACGAGGCGGAGCTCCAGATCCGGAGCACCGAGGCGATCGACGTGCGCGAACTGGGCGAGCGCGTCGGCGAACGCGTTCCGGAGGCCGGCGTCGTCACCGCGGGCGTGCGCCGCGGTCGGCTCGCCTTCCTGATCGGCGAGCGCGACGCGGTCGGCGAGGCGGCGATCGAGGTCGCCGCCGAACTGGCGGCGTAGACGGAGGCCGACATCCTTATTCCGTACAGTCACGGAGGTTCGACGACCCAATGAGCACCGACGCCGAGGACGACCCCACCGAGACGGAGGCGTTCGAGCGGACCTGCGAGGAGCTCGTCTCCCGCGTGCTCTCCGGCGACGTCGAGCGCGAGGACGTCGAGTCCGCCAAGCTCGAGGTCTGCTCGGAGTTCTCCTCGCCGAAGGTGCCGACGAACGCGGACGTCCTCTCGCACGCGCCCCAGGAGCGACGCGAGGAGGCCGAAGCGGTGCTCAGACGGAAGCCCGTCCGCACCGCATCGGGGGTCTCGCCGGTAGCGATCATGACCTCGCCGCATATGTGTCCCCACGGGAAGTGTCTCTACTGTCCCGGCGGGCCCGCGAGCGAGTTCGACAGCTCCCAGAGCTACACCGGCCACGAGCCCGCCGCCGCGCGCGGCGAGCAGAACGACTACGACCCCTACGGGCAGGTCACCCTGCGGCTCGCACAGCTACGCGAGATCGGCCATCCCGTCGACAAGGTCGAACTGATCCTGATGGGCGGGACGATGACCGCCCGTTCTCACGACTATCAGGAGCACTTCGTCAAGCGGGCGCTCGAGGCGATGAACGACTTCGATCGCGAGGATCCTCCAGAGCCCGCGGAGGGCGAGAGCTTCGCTCAGGACCCCGAGGACTACGAGTTTCGGTACCTAGAGGACGTGATCGCCGAGAACGAGACGGGCGAGATCCGCAACATCGGCACCACCTTCGAGACCAAGCCCGACTGGTGCGATCCGGAGCAGATCGACCGGATGCTCCGACTCGGCGGGACGAAGGTCGAGGTGGGCGTCCAGACCACCTACGAACGGATCAACCGGGAGATGCACCGCGGCCACGGCGCGGGCGCGTCGATCGACGCCAACCGCCGGCTGCGCGACGCCGCGTTCAAGGTGGGCTTTCACATGATGCCCGGTCAGCCGGGCATGAGCCTCGACATGTGCCGGGAGGACTTCCGTCAACTGTTCTCGGACCCGAACTGGCGTCCCGACTACCTCAAGATCTACCCGAACCTGATCGTCCGCGGAACCCGGACCTACGACATGTGGCGCCGCAACGAGTTCGAGCCGCTCACGAACGAGCAGGCCGCGGAGCTGGTCGCCGAGATCAAGTCGATGATCCCCAAATACGTCCGCCTCCAGCGGGTGCAGCGCGACATCCCCGCGGACTTCATCGACGCGGGCGTCTGGAAGTCGAACCTCCGACAGCTCGCACGCCAGCGGATGGAGGAACACGGCTGGACGTGTGACTGCATCCGCTGTCGGGAGGTCGGCATGAACGACGCCGAGCCCGAGTCGGTCGAGCTCGACGTCCTCGAGTACGAGGCCGCGGGCGGCACCGAGAAGTTCATCAGCTTCGAGGACCCCGAGAACGACCTCCTGATCGGCTTCTGTCGGCTCCGGTTTCCGGGCATCTCCCCGAGCGAAGCGAGGGGAGACTCGTCGGACTCGTCCGACGGTGAGCCGGTACGGCACGAACTCGAGAACGCCGCCCTCGTCCGGGAGCTCCACGTCTACGGTAACGAGGTCGGCGTCGGCGGCGAGGGCGAACGTGCCGACTGGCAGCACAAGGGCTACGGCGGCCGGCTGATGGAGACCGCGGAGGAGCTCGCTCGCGAGGCGGGCTTCGAGAAGGTGAGCGTCATCAGCGGGATCGGCGCGCGCGAGTACTATCGGAACAAGCTCGGCTACCACCAGGACGGCCCGTACGTCTCGAAACGGCTGTAGAACGTCCGTCGATCGACGTTCGGCGACCGTGGGCGGCCGACACAGGGATCGATCCACCGGCTCACTGGTCCGTGATATGACCTGTCGGTCGTAGAAACGGTTAAGCTCTCAGCGGCCTATTAGAGGGGTACTGAACACTCACTTCGTGAGCGGTCAGCGAGGATAATCAATGTCAAACGTAATCCACAGTGTACGGTGTAGCGGGACGAACACCGACGGAGGCTGGCGATGATCAGCGAGGCCGTCGGCTATCTCAAGGAGAGCGAGGACGCCTCGAGAACGGTGATCATCGGCGGGATCCTCACGCTGTTCGGGTTCCTCATCGTGCCGCTGTTCGCGGTCGCGGGCTATCTGGTTCGCGTCCTCGATCGGACCGCGAGCGGTGACGACGAGGCCCCGGTCTTCGAGGACTGGGGCGAGTTGATCGTGGAGGGTGCGAAGGCGACCGCAATCGCGTTCGTCTACGCGCTCGTCCCGATGGCCGTGCTGTTCGCCGCCGGCCTGAGCGGTATGGTGCTCGGCTCGACCGGCAGCAACGCTCTCGGCGCGATCGGCGGGATCGGCGTCTTCGTCGGCATGCTGCTCTGGCTCGGACTGAGCCTGGCCGCAGTCTACGCCGCTCCCGCGGCGCTCGCGAACTTCGCCGAGAAGCGGACCCTCGCCGCCGGCTTCGAGGTCGAGACCATGCGACGCGTGCTGGTCGATAAGACCTACGCGACCGGCTGGCTGACGGCGCTCCTCGTCATCATCGTCGGCGGTGTCGTCTCGAGCCTGCTCAACGTGATCCCGATCCTCGGGTTCATCGCCAGCGCGTTCGTGGGCTTCTACGTCGCGGTGACGGCCTACTACGTCATCGGCCACACCTGGGGCCAGATCGAACACGCCCCCGTTCGGGAACAGCCCGAACCCGTAGGACAGGTCCAGATCTGAACGGGGCGTAATCGCCCCGAATCCGTGATTTTTCGACCGATTGCTCTCGTGGCGACCGTTCGAGCCGTTCGTTCTCCGAACGACCATTGATGTGAGTCGGGGACGTGCATCCAGCCATGAGCGAGGACACCGTCTTCGAGTTCGAGTCGTCCCGAACGCGCGTCGAGATCGCCGCCTACCTCCGAGCGCTGGCCGGGGAGTTCGACGGCGACGGGCCCGTGACCTTCCGCGACGGCGAGTACGTCGCCAGGGTCACCCCGCCCGAGACCGCGACGTTCGACGTCGAGGTCGAACGCGAGCACGGGGACGACGGAAGCGAGCTCCAGATCGAACTCGAGATCGAGTGGGAGGAGGGAGAGGAGACGAGCGCCGAGCGTCTCGAGGAACCCCCTGAACCCGAAGTCGGGATCGAGTTCGCGGCCGAGAGCGACGACCGTCCCGAGCCGAGCCAGGGCCACTTCGAGGTCTACGAGGACCGCGCGGGCCAGTGGCGGTGGCGGCTCGTCCACCGCAACGGCAACATCATCGCCGACGGCGGCGAGGGCTACGCATCGAAACGCAACGCGATCAGGGGGTTGCGAGGCGTCCAGCACAACGCCCCCGGCGCGGGGATCGAGGAGCTGGACTGACGGGAGGTAGCTTTTTCTCCCGAAACGAGCTATTCTCGCTATGGACGAGGACGGGCCCCGCGAACGCCTCCGGGAGAACGCGACGGCCGTCGCCTCGACCGTCGTGACGGGGGTCTGGCTCGCGGCGCTGCTGACCGGGCAGGGCTGGTGGCTCGGAGCGCTGATCCTCGGTTACGTGGTCGTCGTCCCGGTCGTCGCGGTGCTGTACGGCGACGAGGACGACCGGCGCGAGTGGTGGGACGACTGGGTTGGCAACGGTTCGGACGCGAACGAACGCGAACACCAACGCCAGCGCGCCGATCCGCGAGCCGAGCGCGACGCGCTCGAGACGCTCCGCGATCGGTACGCCCGAGGGGAGCTCACCGACGAACAGTTCGAACGCAAGCTGGAGAAGCTGCTCGAGACCGAGACGCTCGAGGCCGTCGAGGACCGCCGGCTCGAACGCGAACGTGCGCGCTGAGACGACAACGACACGCCTTTTCCTCGCGGCCCGCGAGTACCCACATGGACCGGAAACGGGAGCTGACCAGCATCGATCTCGCGGCGCTGGTCGGCGAGCTCAACGATTACGAGGGGGCGAAGGTCGACAAGGCCTACCTCTACGGCGACGATCTCCTCCGCCTGAAGCTGCGGGACTTCGACCGCGGGCGAGTCGAGCTCCTGATCGAGGTCGGCGAGACCAAACGCGCCCACGTCGCCGTCCCCGAACACGTCCCCGACGCGCCGGGGCGGCCGCCGGACTTCGCGAAGATGATGCGAAACCGGCTCTCGGGCGCCGACTTCGCGGGCGTCTCCCAGTACGAGTTCGACCGCATCCTCAGCTTCGAGTTCGAGCGCGAGGACGCGAACACCACGATCGTCGCGGAGCTGTTCGGCCAGGGTAACATCGCCGTCTGTGACGAGACGCGCCACGTCGTCGACTCGCTCGACACCGTCCGGCTGAAGTCCCGGACCGTCGCGCCGGGTTCGCGCTACGAGTTCCCCGACTCCCGGATCAACCCCCTCGCCGTGGAGTTCGAGCCGTTCGCCGCGCGGATGCGCGAGTCCGACACCGACCTCGTGCGTACGCTCGCCACCCAGCTCAACCTCGGCGGGCTCTACGCCGAGGAGCTCTGCACCCGTGCGGGCGTCGAGAAGACCGTTCCGGTCGAGGACGCGACCGACGAGCAGCTGAGCCGGCTCTACGACGCGCTCGATCGGCTCGCGCGCGAGGTCCGCGAGCGGCGCTTCGATCCGCGGATCTACCTGAACGACGAGGGCGAACCGGTCGACGTGACGCCGTTCCCCCTCGAGGAACGCGCCGATCTCGAGAGCGAGGCCTACGACCGGTTCAACGACGCGCTCGACGACTACTTCTACCGTCTCGAGACCGCCGAGGACGAGGAGACCGACGAGAGCCCCGAGTTCGACGAGGAGATCGCGAAGAAACAGCGAATCATCGAGCAACAGGAGGGCGCGATCGAGGGGTTCGAACGGCAGGCTCAGGAGGAGCGAGAACGCGCCGAACTCGTCTACGCCAACTACGAGTTGGTCGACGAGATCCTCACGACGGTCAGGAACGCCCTCAAGGAGGGGCGGAGCTGGGACGAGATCGAGGCGACCTTCGAGGAGGGTGCCGAGCGGGGGATCGACGCCGCGGAAGCCGTCACCGGCGTCGACCCGGAAAACGGCATGGTGACGGTCGATCTGGGCGAGAAGAGCGTCGACCTCGAGGTCCGAAGCGGCGTCGAGAAGAACGCGGATCGCCTCTACACCGAGGCCAAGCGGATCGAGGGCAAGAAGGAGGGCGCCGAGGAGGCGATCGCGGAGACCCGCGAGGAACTCGAGGCGGTACGGGAGCGAAAGGCACAGTGGAGCGCGGAGGACGTC comes from the Halalkalicoccus sp. CG83 genome and includes:
- a CDS encoding SHOCT domain-containing protein, which encodes MDEDGPRERLRENATAVASTVVTGVWLAALLTGQGWWLGALILGYVVVVPVVAVLYGDEDDRREWWDDWVGNGSDANEREHQRQRADPRAERDALETLRDRYARGELTDEQFERKLEKLLETETLEAVEDRRLERERAR
- a CDS encoding YIP1 family protein; this encodes MTQWVENPTGGRDRGPRAIVRAWLEAVVRPRRFFPVGVAPGDQAPGLVFAVGVVLVASLLRLALAGETVFGTPYPTFGGRRVLSVVLVLALLASLVAPLVLHLVAAVQTLLLLAFAPDRAGVSETVQVIGYATAPCVFVGVPSPFVVALAAGYGTALLAIGTAEIHRLSLVRAAALSAIPAAIVFGLGFGGFDALETLLWTRGI
- a CDS encoding NADPH-dependent FMN reductase; this encodes MQRPHVVAIAGSLRERSNTRRALEEALAGVEEAGGSGELIDLREYDLPALNPDEEPGEDAEAFTTRIRAADAVLLGTPMYHGSYSGVLKNALDYCGFDEFESKTVGLLAVSGGAFPITALEHLRSVCRALNAWVLPHQAAVPRAHGAFDDEGLKDEGTRERVRTLGERAVRYANIEPDPACFESTQNVGAKARANTDD
- a CDS encoding tRNA uridine(34) 5-carboxymethylaminomethyl modification radical SAM/GNAT enzyme Elp3; this encodes MSTDAEDDPTETEAFERTCEELVSRVLSGDVEREDVESAKLEVCSEFSSPKVPTNADVLSHAPQERREEAEAVLRRKPVRTASGVSPVAIMTSPHMCPHGKCLYCPGGPASEFDSSQSYTGHEPAAARGEQNDYDPYGQVTLRLAQLREIGHPVDKVELILMGGTMTARSHDYQEHFVKRALEAMNDFDREDPPEPAEGESFAQDPEDYEFRYLEDVIAENETGEIRNIGTTFETKPDWCDPEQIDRMLRLGGTKVEVGVQTTYERINREMHRGHGAGASIDANRRLRDAAFKVGFHMMPGQPGMSLDMCREDFRQLFSDPNWRPDYLKIYPNLIVRGTRTYDMWRRNEFEPLTNEQAAELVAEIKSMIPKYVRLQRVQRDIPADFIDAGVWKSNLRQLARQRMEEHGWTCDCIRCREVGMNDAEPESVELDVLEYEAAGGTEKFISFEDPENDLLIGFCRLRFPGISPSEARGDSSDSSDGEPVRHELENAALVRELHVYGNEVGVGGEGERADWQHKGYGGRLMETAEELAREAGFEKVSVISGIGAREYYRNKLGYHQDGPYVSKRL
- a CDS encoding DHH family phosphoesterase; this encodes MGTCIICGTPVDGVVCRSHEEDVAFQFAGDRPEQLTTGRFYEGTVDGFADFGVFVDVGDSVTGLLHRSELDTRLESLDWDAGDTVFVQVTGVQDNGNVDLAWSIRQSVAEFRGEAIDDPEGDRLPEDEELPQDDSESSADDGPEPESSTVATESESEPEPEPEPEPESETEAESETTTEPEPESETASTNGGSPTGVVSADPIESGPPERITVEGMADSVGERVRIEGRVVDVRQTGGPTIFEVRDETGVAECAAFEEAGVRAYPEVDVGDLVRLTGEVEKRYDGLQIETESLDVLTEADAETVTERLDDALAAQAHPGEIELLTDDSAVAPLRDAVAGAAGAIRRAVIESRPIVLRHTATADGYVAGVAIERAVLPLIREEHDRSDAEYHYFDRQPLDGEDYDMAAATSDVTRMLDNRARHGEKLPLVVLVDAGSTAESADGIELLDVYDVERLVIDDEAAFETRDLVETGVVPEEPSAATTTTLAANVAAGVHEPAREEISHLPAVSYWEEAPEAYLELAAEAGYDAETVRELREAVALEAYYQSYEDKRELIADLLFAGDDDVRSLASHVSEQFRAKLDEEIETVRTHIDVREHDGVDVAVLDTDAFTHRFDFPPTALLLDALHRDLRDEHDRLVTIGVDEAELQIRSTEAIDVRELGERVGERVPEAGVVTAGVRRGRLAFLIGERDAVGEAAIEVAAELAA
- a CDS encoding DUF4013 domain-containing protein yields the protein MISEAVGYLKESEDASRTVIIGGILTLFGFLIVPLFAVAGYLVRVLDRTASGDDEAPVFEDWGELIVEGAKATAIAFVYALVPMAVLFAAGLSGMVLGSTGSNALGAIGGIGVFVGMLLWLGLSLAAVYAAPAALANFAEKRTLAAGFEVETMRRVLVDKTYATGWLTALLVIIVGGVVSSLLNVIPILGFIASAFVGFYVAVTAYYVIGHTWGQIEHAPVREQPEPVGQVQI
- a CDS encoding sodium:calcium antiporter produces the protein MPGLLVSLVLVIVAVLVIWKGSERFERSAERLSKHYGLPIAVHGAIVVAVGSSFPEISSIVISTVLHDEFSLGVGAIVGSAIFNLLVIPALSALSSENLEATRDIIHKDAQFYVISVLVLFITFALGATYVPGGTNSAAILTPTLVLLPLATYGIYVFLHQQDASEHVADDSLDVNPVREWGTLAVALLVIAAGVEGIVRAALSLGTIFGTPSFLWGLTVIAAGTSLPDAFVSVRAAQNDDSVTSLTNVLGSNTFNLLVAIPVGVLLAGSATISFLAAIPTMGFLAFATLVFIVFTRTHLELTDREAYGFLGLYGLFLLWMTLESIGAIETVRGI
- a CDS encoding HVO_2922 family protein; the encoded protein is MSEDTVFEFESSRTRVEIAAYLRALAGEFDGDGPVTFRDGEYVARVTPPETATFDVEVEREHGDDGSELQIELEIEWEEGEETSAERLEEPPEPEVGIEFAAESDDRPEPSQGHFEVYEDRAGQWRWRLVHRNGNIIADGGEGYASKRNAIRGLRGVQHNAPGAGIEELD
- the rqcH gene encoding ribosome rescue protein RqcH; the protein is MDRKRELTSIDLAALVGELNDYEGAKVDKAYLYGDDLLRLKLRDFDRGRVELLIEVGETKRAHVAVPEHVPDAPGRPPDFAKMMRNRLSGADFAGVSQYEFDRILSFEFEREDANTTIVAELFGQGNIAVCDETRHVVDSLDTVRLKSRTVAPGSRYEFPDSRINPLAVEFEPFAARMRESDTDLVRTLATQLNLGGLYAEELCTRAGVEKTVPVEDATDEQLSRLYDALDRLAREVRERRFDPRIYLNDEGEPVDVTPFPLEERADLESEAYDRFNDALDDYFYRLETAEDEETDESPEFDEEIAKKQRIIEQQEGAIEGFERQAQEERERAELVYANYELVDEILTTVRNALKEGRSWDEIEATFEEGAERGIDAAEAVTGVDPENGMVTVDLGEKSVDLEVRSGVEKNADRLYTEAKRIEGKKEGAEEAIAETREELEAVRERKAQWSAEDVEDDEEPEEVDWLSRSSIPVRKNEQWYEQFRWFHTSDDFLVIGGRNADENEALVKKYLDRGDRFFHTQAHGGPVTVLKATGPSEPAKEVDFPESSIREAAQFAVSYSSVWKEGRFADDAYSVDPDQVSKTPESGEFIEKGGFVIRGDRTYHRDVEVGIAVGITCEPTTRVIGGPPSAILPRAETAVEVEPGRYAQNDMAKRIYRVFRERFDDTTFVRKVASPDLIQEFLAPGGSRMVDE